In Thermococcus sp. M36, the following proteins share a genomic window:
- a CDS encoding DNA methyltransferase, protein MNHLYFGDCLDVLKELKTQYPQPFIDLIYIDPPFNSKRNYNVLFESMDMKDANAQKQAFADTWSNYNYVDTLNEIADIDKELYTILNTFHNLKSISDSAVAYLTTMAIRIWYMHKLLKDTGSFYLHCDSTMSHYLKLICDMIFGEKNHQNEISWKRTSAHSDAKKYSRVTDKILFY, encoded by the coding sequence CTGAAAACACAGTATCCGCAGCCTTTTATAGATTTAATTTATATAGACCCTCCGTTTAACAGCAAACGCAATTACAATGTATTGTTTGAAAGTATGGATATGAAAGATGCCAATGCACAAAAGCAGGCATTTGCCGATACATGGAGTAATTATAACTATGTAGATACGCTGAACGAAATTGCCGATATAGATAAAGAACTCTACACCATATTAAACACATTTCATAATTTAAAAAGCATTAGCGATAGTGCTGTTGCTTACCTAACCACCATGGCCATACGCATTTGGTACATGCATAAATTATTAAAAGATACAGGCAGTTTTTATTTGCATTGCGATAGCACCATGAGCCATTATTTGAAATTGATTTGTGATATGATTTTTGGAGAGAAGAATCATCAAAATGAAATTAGCTGGAAAAGAACTAGTGCACACAGCGATGCAAAAAAATATTCAAGAGTTACTGATAAAATTTTGTTTTACA